A window of Magnolia sinica isolate HGM2019 chromosome 13, MsV1, whole genome shotgun sequence genomic DNA:
AGGAGACAACCCCAACATGCCATCATGTGAATTTGGAGATTATGCCAAATCATACAACAAAATTGCAATCATATAACTTTACATATCCATTCAATTGAACTAAATACAGCAATTCAACTAAAGATTTCATCTGAAAATTGGCTAATCTTCTTCCAGGAGCACcaactaaaatttattaaataaacAGAAATGTACAACTAAAGGGAGGGGACATAAACCATACTCCCACAACACAAAATCAACCAAAACTACCGAACACGCGAGGATGAAGACCAGTTCTATCCCCGAAAAAACAGCCCCATGAGTCAAAGTTGGGAGCTGGGACTCCAATGCAAAAAAGAGAAGTCCAAAGAAAACACAGCCTAATCTATTCAAACGGATTGAACCCATTGCTCAACTGGGTGCGATGCCCATTTTGCAATCTGTGGTCACGGGTCCAAccacaacaaaaataataataataagccatCCAATTAAATACTGTAAGCAAGCTAAACAAGCCCATCTAAGTGTTCAAAATCATCCACCTACAACACAATCCAAAACACATTTACATGGTGTGCCACACTTCAGAAGTCCAAAGGTGAAGTATTGCACCCAAGGGGGTGAGCATGGTTAGGTGGTTAGAAGAAGGAGCGTTTGGATGGATCTCTGCCCACAACCCTCATCACATTTGCTAGTTCAAGGATCTTAGCCACTTGCATTCCTCTCTTAGACTCCGCAGATGCCCTCTTCTCCTCAGCCTTCTGGTGAGCTTTCGCCACCTTATTTTGCATTTTCTCTTGGGCTTTGGCTCTCTTTTCATCCAGCTTCCTCTACACAAAGTGAAACAGTGTTATAGATTGTCATTTATGGATCATTTGGATGCTGTAAGTTTTTTAAGTTACAAAAGATATAAACATAACTCACATATAGTGTTTGAACAAGAAATTTTACCAATACAAGTTACAAATGTGCATTTGTAATCCTATAAAAAAAGTAATTTTACttacctgtaagttacttacaattAAAATTCACTTTGAAGTACATTTATGTACAACTTAAAAAGtttcaggcatccaaatgactcaCGTCGTGCTAGACAATTTGGGGGTGACTCATCTAAGCGGAGCTGAGTCACCCCTATTTAAACTTCTATAGATGGGCCCCATAttcattaatccaaaccattggtctgttgaTTTGTATCTTGAATGTCGAGTCAAGTCATGGTTGATGTGTTGGAGGTAACTCATCTAAGTGGAGCTGAGTCAACCCCTATTCAAACTTCTATAGATGGGCCCATGATtggttaatccaaaccattggtatgTTGATTTGTATCTTGGATGTCGAGTTAGGTCATGGTAGATGTGTTGGGTCACCCCTTATTTAAACTTCTATAGATGGGACCCATGATTTtcgttaatccaaaccattggtctgttgaTTTATATCTTGGATGTCGAGTCCGGTCATGATAGATGAGTTGGGGGTTGACTTAGCTAAGTGTAGCTGAGTCACCCCTTTCGATGGGCCCATGAttcattaatccaaaccattggtatgTTGATTTGTATCTTGGATGACGAGTCAAGTCATGGTAGATGTGTTGGGGGTGACTCAGCTAAGTGCAGCCGAGTCACCCCTTATTTAAACTTCTATagatggggcccatggttcattaATCCAAATAATTGGTCTGTTGATTTGTATCTTGGATGTCCAGTCAGGTCATGCTAGATGAGTTGGGGGTGATTCAGCTAAGTAGAGCTGAGTAGCCTCCTATTTAAACTTCGATAGATGGGCCCATGATtcgttaatccaaaccattggtcctGTTTATTCATATCTTGGATGAAGCATGCCAAAAAATGTTTTCAAACTGAAACAATCCAGTGACCTATAGTAGGacccttttcagttgaatgtatATTAgtctttctttttgtatttttaacTGTTTATCAATATCTATAAGACACAAATTGAATGGTTGGTTTGTATTATTGAGATATAACCCCACAGCCGAATAATATAGAACTATGTGCCCCACCTGCCAAGTACAATGAACAGATTCTTGGCTGGATGAGTCACTCATGGTGACTCAGCCAGACTCGTCCATATTGTCCTAAAAGGCTACCACGAGTTAGGAGCTGAGTTGTCCAAGTCATCCATTGGTTCAGTGAATTGCAATGCCAAACTAGATTAGGCTCGACCAAGTCTGAGTTGACTCAAGTGAGTGTCACAACACTcgtctgagtcttaaaaccatttcGAAAATCAAAACAATCCAATAATCAAAGGGCCATACCTGGTTTTTAATGATTGTCCGTTATTTtctaccatgggacccacctgattgtcAGATTGGCCTGACTTTTCCTCaggtcatcttcatggtggggcacacctgtTCCACGGGTTGGCTGCATGCacacatgaggtgggccccatatataccaTGTGAACATTCCTATACGTGTACAGATgactaataaatacatcatcaatACCATGATCAAGCTCTGGCCCTAAGGCCCCAACTTGTCTGAGTCCCAACTCGATTTAGGACGGAACAAGTCCGTCCTAATCACCGAGTCTTCGATCTAAGATATGAGAATTGGGGGACACCCAAACATACCTTTGTAGATGTTATTAAATAAAGATACGTGTATAGATGGACATTGAACATACATACCTCAACTTTCTTCATCCAACTAGACGCTTTCTGGACCTCTTCGCTCTCCCAACCgttgatgatggaatcctcccttcTGAACTTATTGTTCACCTTAGAGATCTTAGCCGTCTGCCAAGCCATGATCTTCGATTCAATCTCCTCCTTCTTCACACTATGCATCGACACCTCCTCCATGCTGTTGTTCGTCGATGGCCCACTCAGATGGCCCGTTGATgggatgtggtccacttgtggggTGTCCGGGACGATCGCGAGCGGATTCATTTCCTCCGGCTCCTCCCCGATCCTCGCCAGATTGGACTCATCGCTACCGTTCTCTGTCACCGGCCCAGCTAGTACCATTGCACCAAATTCTCTACTCATCGCAGTGGAATCCCCAATCGAAAATCCAGCGGTTGTAGACAGATTTGATGATAAGTGGCTACTAGTCTCCCAGGCCTCTCTTCTCCTGGATAGAACGGACATCGGTGGCGGAGGCGGCGGAGGCCGGGGTGGTGGTGGCGGGGTCACGGCGTGGATGTCcctaacatcatcatcatcatttgttCCTTCTCCATGACCAGCCACATGATCATGCAACATGCCAAGATATAGTGTATCAAGTATCAACAAGACCGGAGTAGCACAATGGAACCAATGGAAGTGAACAAAGGGAAGGTTTTTACTTACAAGTTACACCCGTTGTATAAGACATAGTTATAGTTGGGAGATTGGAGGAATTGAGTCACACATATCTTATAGTATCCTTGGGTTTTCACTTCTCATTAGTGGGGACCATGATGTAGTAATCAAGACTGTTGGTATTTTaggccacaaaatggatggactatgaCCCTAAAATCTCTTTGATAGGACAATCTAAATCCTTCACCTTGTGTCCTACAAATAGACGGTTCGGAGTAAAAATACAGCAGAGGCATGGTCTTGTGGATATTTATgcggcatggtccatccatgatggtaCACAACAGATAAAAGGTCTGGATTAAAGAAAAGTGGACCCTATTTAATAGAATTGAAAACCTAAATATAATGTGAGATACTCGATCGAGGATCCTGTAATTCCTCCTCCATCAACGGAAACACGGAAGCTGATGGGGTGCTACCCCTACTATGAcgtagctagagacggacggttctGGCGGGAGCGCtgttggggccactgtgatgtatgtatttttatcaacgccgttcatccatttttacaaatgatTTTAGTATATAATcccaaaaaaggaggcagattgaaggatcaagtggaccacaccatacgaagcaGTAgtgacaatgacgtccaccgttgaaaccttcctagggcgcaccgagatgtttatttgatatccaaccttttcataaagcCACGTAAACAtatatgaatggaaaacataaatatcagatgatCTAAAGCTTCTGTGGCCGCTAAAAAGTCTTCAATGGCACGCATTCAATCCTCATTATTTCCTGTGGGGTGGTTTACTTGAGTCTTTAATCTGCATCCCTAGATATttctaaatgaatggacggcacggataaaaGACATATCACAGTGGCCTCCAGAGAGCCCCTGCCAGGACCGGCCGCCTCGTGCGTAGTCCTTGTCGGGTAGCACCCAATCCGCGTCTTGGACACTCCGTCCGTGAAACACGTAAAGACACCAGTTTCTTTGCAGTGTTGGTAGAATAAGCTCATTATACAACGTTGTGTTTGGTCCCCACAGTGATGTGTCCAGCACATCCACTACGTCCATCATGTCTGCTCCCTCGTGTCCTTTTGGTATTTAAAGCAACAGgccgatctaaaactcatgtgagtcccaccatgtaaaatcataccTAAGACATTTAAAATcacgtggtgtggaccacctaaattTATGGATGGACCAATTTGGTGGAGTTCCATTAATCCAGGATACGAACATCTtacgaatggattggatggtacatAGAACACGCGTTGGGCCCACACTCAGTCTGGAAATTTTTAATGGAGACCGTGCCATGCAATATTTTCCCTgttctatggcccacttgaggaaTTTCTAGATCTGATTTTCGGGTCATGTCGTGAATATAAATGAGCAcaccttatggacggagtggatttatactCCACATCATAAACGACTCCATACACAACATTGTAGGATAAGCTTATTGTAGTCGAGGAAGCCGTCTCGAAGTAGATATTAGTGACGGGATTGCAAATAAACTGGCACCCAGTAGAGAGAAATGATCTAGTGGACTAAGTGCATGGAAACGTTGCCATGCACCCAGTTGCATTTGAAATCTTCGGCATCAACATCACTCATCTAGATTGTCCATTGTCTCAAGTCCACTCTTCATGGGCTGCATTAAAATAATCagactgatcagatgatccaaatcACACATTCAGTGGCATGAAAAATTGGATGGGGAAGATCATTCGTAGAAGATATGTCCAAATACTGAGGTTTAGGACCACCTAATTGTTATGATTCTTGTACAGTAATGAAAGAAGATAGAAAcgaacctaatggatggtccagataagTTATGTTAGAGTCCAATCAGTCCAAATACACCTAGTTGCATGGTAATATTTCCGTACACTTAGACTCCAGCTGATCATTTCTCTATATTAAATAACAGAATAGGATTTTAAGTGCGATTCAGACAGATAATGGACGTGAGCTCTCCTTTACTAGACTGCCGGACTACCAAATAACATGTCCCGCTAGGCTCCTATTGTTGGCAAAAGACAAGGGCGcaccatttttcatttttatgacAGTAACATGAACAAGCATAGGACATTCTGTCATTGAGAGTTGACGTGGCTTCTACAAGTGGGATGCCACAGGACCACGTGATCTAGTGATCCTGCGGAGTACAACAAGTTTACCCTTAATATTCTCTTTTCGGTCGGCCACTTAAGTTTAATGGAGTGGGTTGACGTGCATGTAAGACCTGAGGAATTTATCAATTGGACACGTGGTGGACGGCCACGAGACATGACGATTAGGTGGAAGGCCCCACGCGCTGAGAACTGTTGAACCTTTCATGCAACTGATTGCATCTGCAGTTGCGAGATTGAGACACGGCTCTACCTTTAATGATAATGTAATACGACTGAGGGTCGTGATTCAAGGAGGGGGCCCTCACGTGGGAAGCGCCCAAGCGGatgggtactgagtaactccgtaCGTTATAGCATACGGAGTAAATTTTGTGGGgcgacttgatgtatgtgtcttatccacgccgtccatccgttttatcatctcattttagggtatgaacccaaaattaaagtatagtcaaaactaaagtggaccacaccacaggaaacagtagagataatgacatccaccgttgaaaccttcctagggcctacagtgttgtttttttgtcatccaaccggttcataaggtcacagagacataAATGAAGGGAGAACATGAATATGCTTGATCAAAATTTTCCATAgccccaacaagttttcaatggtaggcattaaatccacactgtttcttgtggtgtggtccatttaagctttgaatATCCTTTAGTTCcaggttcatgatctaaaatgagctgataaaacagatggaccgtgtggattcaGATTTTATTCATTGATCATGACATTCTCGAGCCATTTTCAAGTGTGTATCAGGTTGCTTTTTGCCTCTCCGTGATTAATCCACACggtgttgtctttctccctccctacctctctcttctcctctccataggtgtggcccacgtgagagCAAACTGACAGGACTTCAAAGCCAAACTAATCTTCATGTTGAGAGTACCTCTTGCACGGCTCAAAATATCTTACACATGTGACATGTTACATATTAACCATTGATTACACCGTTTGATTATAGTAATGAGATAGTATTTGGTGAAGGACAATGCACTCATGTCA
This region includes:
- the LOC131222550 gene encoding remorin 4.1-like, translating into MLHDHVAGHGEGTNDDDDVRDIHAVTPPPPPRPPPPPPPMSVLSRRREAWETSSHLSSNLSTTAGFSIGDSTAMSREFGAMVLAGPVTENGSDESNLARIGEEPEEMNPLAIVPDTPQVDHIPSTGHLSGPSTNNSMEEVSMHSVKKEEIESKIMAWQTAKISKVNNKFRREDSIINGWESEEVQKASSWMKKVERKLDEKRAKAQEKMQNKVAKAHQKAEEKRASAESKRGMQVAKILELANVMRVVGRDPSKRSFF